The genomic segment tcactgaacttctctgtgtctcagttacctcaactgcaaaatgggaatttaaactgtgagtcccacctgggaaatggactgtgtccaacctgattatcttgtaataataacaatggcatttattaagcagttactatgtgcaaagcactgttctaagcgctggggagcttataaggtgatcaggttgtcccacggggggctcacagtcttaatccccattttacagatgaggtaactgaggcccagataagtgccttgcccaaagtcacatagctgacaaatggcggagctgggatttgaacccatgatctctgactccaaaacccgtgctctttccactgagctatactgcttgcctggcacatagcaagcccttaaaatATGCCATAAATAAAAAAACGGATTCTTTGTCTGGTTCCAGCCAGGACCAAGGGCGCTTGACCTGCTGGAGGGTGGGCCTGAGAAGGTCGGGCTGGGCCTACCCAGAGGGGTGAGTTCTGGTgtggactgtctctctctctctctctctctctctctctctctctctctctctctctcgctctcgctctctctcgctctcgctctctctctctcgctcgctctctctctcgctcgctctctcttctcctcctcctcctcctcctcctcctcctcctcctcctcctcctcctctcacggCCCCGTCCCGAGGGCAGGATGAGCGGGACCAGGTGCTGACTCTGTACCTGTGGATCCgccaggagtggggagacgcCCACCTGCGCTGGGCCCTGGAGGACTATGGGGACATCGATTCCATCCGCATCCCCAGCAGCCTGGTCTGGCGCCCGGACATTGTGCTCTACAACAAGTATCGATGCACACCCCCATCCCCGACACCCAGAACCCCGTGTCTCCACTGTAACTCTGCCCCTGGAACGCTCCTGTCCTCCATAGCACTGTCCCCACCTTGGAACACCCACCCCTATAACACTGTAGCACTCTTAACCTTGTAGCCCCTTGTAGCCCCTTGTAGCCCATAatacccaagcgctcaataaatacgatcgattgactgatccttGTCCCCTATGCCCTGTAACACTCACCTCCccgtactaatgataataatgatggcgtttgttaatatCCACGTCCCTAAAACAACATCTCTTCATATCACTGTCCCCCCATGGCACACACCCCTTTGGTAAGATCCATCGGCCCCTGAACCACTGCCCTCCCCTTTAATACCGAATAACAGGCACCCCACCCACTGGCCCCTCTAACGCGGTTGGTGTTTCCCCAGGGCAGACACGAAGGAGTCAGGCCCGGCGGACACCAACGTGGTCCTGGGCCACGATGGGCAGGTCAGGTGGGATGCCCCGGCAATCACCCGCAGCTCCTGCCGCGTGGAtgtggccctgttccccttcaaCCGGCAATGCTGCCGCCTGACCTTCGGCTCCTGGACCCACGGCGGCCATCAGGTGGACATGCGGGCCCGGGGCGCCTTGGCCAGGCTGGACGACTTCGTGGAGAAGGTGGAGTGGTGCGTGCTGTCCATGGCGGCCCATCGCAGCGTGGTCACCTACTTCTGCTGCTCGGAGCCGTACCCGGACGTCACCTACACCCTGCGGCTACAGCGCCGAGCCGCCTTCTACGTCAGCAACCTGCTGCTGCCCTGCGTGCTCATCTCCCTGTTGGCACCGCTCGCCTTCCTATTGCCCGCTGCCTCCGGAGAGAAGGTCTCCCTGGGCATCACCGTGCTGCTGGCCCTCACCGTCTTCCAGCTGCTCGTGGCCGAGACCATGCCACCCGCCGAGAGCATGACGCTCATCGGTGAGAGGccggcagggaaggggagaggcacgGGACTACTGTTGGGCTCCTCGCTCCCCTGCCCCTGGCTCCGTTGGTCAGCCGGTGGtgctcattgagcgctcactctgtgcagagcactggactaagcgtctgggagaggataatagagttagtagatgcaatccctgccctgaaggagtttataatctgataGGAGAGACGGGCAGTAAAATCAGTTACCAATAGAAGAAAGTAAAAGGATGATGTATCCAAGCGttgtgggtgtgaggggtggattggggtacctaagtgcttagcaggccGGCATGACTCAAGGGCAGAATTAGATGGTGCgttaccatggcctagtgaatagagcacaggcctaggagtcaaaaggtcatgggttctaatcccggctccaccacttgtctgctctgtgaccttgggcaagtcacttcacttctctatgcttccgttccctcctctggaaaatggggattaagactgtgagccccccgagggacaacctgatcaccttgtaaccttcccagcacttagaacagtgctttgcacatagtaagcgcttaataaatgccatcattattattattattattatgtgggacagggactgcgtccaacatgatttgcttgattTCCCCCcacagctctcagtacagtgcctggcacaatgtaagcacttgacaaatacccaaATCGTGGTTATTGCATTAGATATGATTGGAGAgatgggagattagtcagggaaggcctcttgaagtagatgtggttttagtaggtttttgaggatgggaagagtggtggacatgtagcaggagggagtttcacgcaagaggaaggatgtgagcaacagGTCcctggagagaaagagggaacaaggcaccatgagtaggttggccagaggaatgaagtgtgtgagctggggtgtagtggaagaagagcgaggataagtaataataatgatggtatttgataagcgcttactatgtgccaagcactgttctaataataaataataatgatggcatttattaagtgcttactatgtgcagagcactgctctaagcgctggggaggatacaaggtgatcaggttgtcccatgtggggctcacagtcttaatccccattttacagatgagataactgaggcacagagaagtgaagcgactcatccaaagtcacccagctgacaagtggctgagctgggattctaacccacGCCCTATGActtcgaagcccgtgctctttccactgagccacactgcttctctaaaagggagagagctgatcgagtactttaaagccaacagtaaggagtttctcttggatgcagaggtggagggaagtatgcagaatgatttttttggaaaaatggttTGGgtgacagagtgaagtatggattaggaTGCAGGGTGTcggtgaggaggctaatgcaaggcgggataggataaatgcttggatcatcatagtagcagtttagatggagaggaaagggaaaattttagcgatgttgtgaaggtgcaaTCACAGTATTTGTCGATAGattgaatataaaaataataataataatgttggcatttgttaagcccttactatgttccaagcactgttctaagcgctggggtgatacaaggtaatcacattgtctcacgtggggttcacagtcttcatccccatttcacaatgaagtaactgaggcacagtgaagttaagtgacttgcccaaggtcacacagcagacaagtggcagagctgggattagtactcacgacctctaataataataataataataataataatggcatgtgttaagtgcttactatgtgccaagcactgttctaagcactgggggagatacaaggtaatcaggttatcccacatggggctcacagtcttaatcgccattttacagatgaggtaactgaggcacagagaagtcaagtgacttgcccaaagtcacacagctgacaagtggcggagctgggattagaacccacgacctctgactcccaagcccgggttcttgccactgagccacactgcttagtgttGTCTaaggtgatgggaaagccagtggggaggaaatgtttatggaaggaagatgagttcaaTTTTAGCCATgtcgtgtcatcatcatcaatcgtatttattgagcgcttactgcgtgcagagcactggactaagcgcttgggaagcacaagttggcaacatatagagacagtccctacccaacagtgggctccctaccGGGGCCTTCTACCCAGGGAAGTACTACATCGTCACCATGACCATGGTCACGACCTCCACGgcgctcaccatcttcatcatgaACCTGCACTACTGTGGGCCTGGGGCCCGGCCGGTGCCAGCCTGGGCCCGTGCCCTGATCCTGCACCACCTAGCCTGGctgttgtgcgtgtgtgtgcccgAGGGCGGTCCCAAGGAGACCCGATCCGCCCGGGACCCCGAGCGGGTGGaagctggagggcagggatcgtatggACAGCCACGCTGCCCGTGTCACCAGGTGGGTCTCCGACGCGACGTAGCTGACATCGCCCGCTGCTTCCGCAGCCAGCATGTGGCACGGAGGCGCGGTGGGGAGTGGCAGTGGGTGGCCAGGGTGGTGGACCGCTTCTTCATGTGGGTCTTTTCCGCCATGGTCCTGGCCATGAGCCTGCTCGTCTTGGGCCAAGGCTTGCGACTCCAAGGGGGCTCATGGGCCATGGGGtcaccctctccccagccctttctCTGGCCATGCCACCCCACCATTGCAAACCGCAAGGACCCCAGCCAACTAGAGAAAGAACTTGGAAATCACACACCAGACCCTCTGGAAGATGGTATGGAGAAGGCAGAGTCTCTGCTCAGGAACGTGGAACATCTCCCTCCCCCGCACCGGATATCCACGTGCCCCTCTCGCCCCTGCTCGTGGCCACCACGGGCTTCTAGTAAAATCTCTGTGCCCTCACACGCAAACAACAATCCCTGCCTCTGTGAGTGTCTGCGCAAGTGAGTTTCTGTTTAGGACCTCTAACCAgggtcctctcctcctttcccactgtgAAGTCCCAGGGTCTGAATGCGAGGAGCAGATCCAGGGCCGCCTTTTTGCTGCAGCCAACTGTCCCGGCACAGGCTGCGGGCGGAGGTCTCTCCCGCTGGGGTCCCACCACCCCCGGCCGACCCCAGCCCAGGCAGGTCGGGGAGTCCTTTTTGCATTCTCCAACCTTCCCTGTGCCGGACCCCAAGTTGGTGGATTTTGAGATTGCAGTGGATGAGGAGCCGaccggcctagaggcagaggcgTGGGCAGGATGACGTCCAGAAAAACTCCTCATTCGGACCCTGACTCTAAGTAAGAAGTGGTGTGAGGGACTTGCGAAAACCCCAATACCTACATCTCCAACTgtaccgcttgtcagccgtgtgactttgggcaagtcacttcacttctctgggcctcagttacctcatttgtaaaatggggattaagattgtgagccccagatgggacaacctgatcaccttgcatcctccccagcgcttagaacagtgctttgcacatagtaagagcttaacaaataccaaaattattattaattattattaccccatctttAGGCTTTGTGCAGGGAGGTGACTGGTCTACCCTCAGCTCTTTTGGATCTGGTCCCTGGAGTGGAGGCCCCAGTGGATGGATATAGTCTCTGCCTCAATTTACTTTCTCCTCCTAGGGGCCTTGGAGACAAGCAAATGCCTGTCCACCATGGGGCACGCACTCTAGGCAGGAGTCAGCTTAAAGGAGCAGAGAACAATTCCCTCAGAAAAaagggaccatcatcatcaccatcaccatttcCACCATGTCTTTACTGAGCATGCGCAAAGGGCACAACTGCTCCTGGGAAGAGACATGAACTCTGCCCGCAAGGACCCCCAGGTCTagtaggggagaggggtggacatGGTACCTAAGGagacaggactcacagtcaaccccTGTCCACCTGGACAGATATAGCCACGGGAGGGGAGTGACGTGGCTCCTCAAACTTGATGCGTTGGCGAGTGGGTGAATTCAGTCAAGGAAAGCTTCCCGGAAGAGGTGGCTTGGTGTTGGCCTCAAGAAGATAGGGGTGGTTGTCCCAAGTGCAGCATCCCAGGCTCAGAGGCAGGAGAGCAAGATATTCTTCAATGTTGGAAAAATGACGATCTTGGAAAACCATGTCCATCCTCTGCCACCCCgcctgccctctcccagccccagaaccCCTGGGTCCCACCCCACAGAGGACTCAGCCTGCAATGGGGCGGCCCGCTTTCTGGCCTCTGCCCAGGGTTGATCCTGCCCATTCTGCGTCAGTCCAGGAGCATGCTGGCTCCGGACTCCTCCCGAGCTGGGCATTGCCTACTTCTGGACTGGGCATCAGAAAGGTTCCAAGGGGCTCAATACCAA from the Tachyglossus aculeatus isolate mTacAcu1 chromosome 2, mTacAcu1.pri, whole genome shotgun sequence genome contains:
- the CHRNA10 gene encoding neuronal acetylcholine receptor subunit alpha-10: MKGIGEIGAWAATPSPREPIGSLFPARFGLDLGQLGGRPGCGSNPPVAQASSLACGWCYCQTSKATPTPGVTLEPSPVQNPSRLGPRGPVRVTGGNIVWVGGQQERNAGCLGAEGRLARQLLRDLFADYTSALRPVADMDHTLNVTLEVTLSQIIDMDERDQVLTLYLWIRQEWGDAHLRWALEDYGDIDSIRIPSSLVWRPDIVLYNKADTKESGPADTNVVLGHDGQVRWDAPAITRSSCRVDVALFPFNRQCCRLTFGSWTHGGHQVDMRARGALARLDDFVEKVEWCVLSMAAHRSVVTYFCCSEPYPDVTYTLRLQRRAAFYVSNLLLPCVLISLLAPLAFLLPAASGEKVSLGITVLLALTVFQLLVAETMPPAESMTLIGKYYIVTMTMVTTSTALTIFIMNLHYCGPGARPVPAWARALILHHLAWLLCVCVPEGGPKETRSARDPERVEAGGQGSYGQPRCPCHQVGLRRDVADIARCFRSQHVARRRGGEWQWVARVVDRFFMWVFSAMVLAMSLLVLGQGLRLQGGSWAMGSPSPQPFLWPCHPTIANRKDPSQLEKELGNHTPDPLEDGMEKAESLLRNVEHLPPPHRISTCPSRPCSWPPRASSKISVPSHANNNPCLCECLRK